From the Bacillus tuaregi genome, one window contains:
- the ald gene encoding alanine dehydrogenase produces the protein MRIGVPKEIKNNESRVAMTPAGVVNLTKEGHEVYIETGAGLGSAFSDEEYIEAGASIVSTAKEAWSMDMVMKVKEPLPSEYTYFREGLILFTYLHLAPEPELTRALLENKVVGIAYETVQLPNRSLPLLTPMSEVAGRMAAQVGAQFLEKIYGGKGILLSGVPGVKRGNVTVIGGGVAGTNAAKIAIGLGAKVTILDVNPERLRQLDDIFGSQISTLISNPFNIAEAVKESDLVIGAVLIPGAKAPTLVSEEMIKSMSPGSVIVDIAIDQGGIFETTDRITTHDNPTYVKHGVVHYAVANMPGAVPRTSTIALTNVTVPYAVQIANKGYKQACLDNEALLKGMNTLNGYVTYEEVAKSLNLDYLDVKAVLNM, from the coding sequence ATGCGTATAGGTGTTCCGAAGGAAATAAAAAACAATGAAAGCCGTGTGGCGATGACACCGGCTGGAGTCGTCAATCTAACTAAAGAGGGCCATGAAGTATATATTGAAACCGGGGCAGGTCTTGGCTCTGCCTTCAGTGATGAAGAATATATAGAAGCTGGAGCGTCCATTGTATCAACAGCAAAAGAAGCCTGGTCAATGGATATGGTGATGAAGGTAAAGGAGCCTTTGCCAAGTGAGTACACTTATTTCAGAGAGGGCTTGATATTATTTACATATTTACATTTGGCCCCGGAACCTGAATTAACAAGAGCTCTGCTAGAAAACAAGGTGGTAGGGATTGCCTATGAAACGGTTCAGCTGCCAAATAGGAGTCTGCCTCTATTAACACCGATGAGTGAGGTGGCAGGAAGAATGGCGGCACAGGTAGGGGCCCAATTTCTTGAAAAAATTTATGGCGGTAAAGGAATCCTTCTTTCCGGTGTGCCTGGTGTGAAGCGAGGAAATGTGACGGTTATTGGCGGCGGTGTCGCCGGTACGAATGCGGCTAAAATTGCTATAGGACTTGGTGCTAAGGTGACGATACTCGATGTGAATCCAGAGCGTTTACGGCAGCTGGATGATATTTTCGGTTCGCAAATTTCGACTCTTATCTCTAACCCATTTAATATCGCTGAAGCAGTTAAGGAATCTGATCTTGTGATAGGTGCTGTTCTAATTCCTGGAGCCAAAGCACCAACATTAGTGTCGGAAGAAATGATCAAATCAATGAGTCCTGGTTCCGTTATTGTCGATATTGCAATCGATCAGGGCGGTATTTTTGAAACTACCGACCGCATTACAACACATGATAATCCAACCTATGTGAAGCACGGAGTGGTGCATTATGCCGTTGCTAATATGCCAGGTGCGGTTCCACGTACTTCAACGATTGCCTTGACAAATGTAACTGTTCCGTATGCTGTACAAATTGCCAACAAAGGCTATAAACAAGCCTGTCTTGACAACGAAGCATTATTAAAAGGAATGAACACATTAAATGGCTATGTTACCTATGAAGAAGTGGCAAAAAGCTTAAACCTAGATTATTTAGATGTTAAAGCAGTGCTTAACATGTAA